Proteins encoded within one genomic window of Enterococcus haemoperoxidus ATCC BAA-382:
- the recG gene encoding ATP-dependent DNA helicase RecG, with amino-acid sequence MRGGRVVNLSDDIGVLTGVGPKRAENLKELGIQTIEDLLSYYPFRYDDIQEKELNEIQDQEKVTLKGLVVSEPVVSRYGYKKSRMMFRMMQDHAVINVSFFNQPYLKDKIVMSEEIAVYGKWDAKRKSLNGMKILAAKNDGEDFAPIYHVNKKVRQSSLIQLIRTGFEEYGTLIPEILPEDLLEKYRLMPRKSAMFAMHFPSNPEESHQAKRRVVFEEFFLFQLKMQGLKRQEKAEKNGLSIQYDVERLKSFTQKLPFELTAAQKKVTNEICRDLMSPNHMQRLLQGDVGSGKTVVAAIALYATMTAGFQGALMVPTEILAQQHMESLQQLYDPLEVRTALLTGSTKTKERREILEQLAIGEIDIIIGTHALIQEDVLFSRLGLVITDEQHRFGVNQRRILREKGLKPDVLFMTATPIPRTLAITAFGEMDVSIIDEMPAGRIPIETRWIRPPQLDTVLEWMEKELARGHQAYVICPLIEESEALDVKNATEIFEHMSAFFNPTYQVGLLHGKMKNQEKEEIMQEFKENNLQLLVSTTVIEVGVNVPNATVMLIMDADRFGLAQLHQLRGRVGRGSDASYCILVANPKNEMGVERMKIMTETNNGFVLSEKDLELRGPGEVFGARQSGVPQFAVGDIVTDFNILEVARQEASAIWKKEQWWILPEYRGIADKIKPHDDEQQFFD; translated from the coding sequence ATGAGAGGAGGAAGAGTGGTGAACTTGTCAGATGATATTGGTGTCTTGACTGGAGTAGGGCCAAAACGTGCCGAAAACTTGAAAGAATTAGGCATTCAAACAATTGAAGATTTGTTATCTTATTACCCTTTTCGATATGATGATATCCAAGAAAAAGAGCTAAATGAAATCCAAGATCAAGAAAAAGTCACACTAAAAGGTTTGGTTGTATCGGAGCCAGTTGTGAGTCGTTATGGCTATAAAAAAAGCCGAATGATGTTTCGAATGATGCAAGACCATGCAGTGATCAATGTTTCCTTCTTTAATCAGCCTTATTTAAAAGACAAAATTGTCATGTCCGAAGAAATAGCAGTGTACGGAAAATGGGATGCAAAACGTAAGTCATTGAATGGCATGAAAATTTTAGCGGCAAAAAATGATGGTGAAGATTTTGCTCCGATTTATCATGTAAATAAAAAAGTTCGACAAAGTAGTTTGATTCAGTTGATTCGTACTGGATTTGAAGAATATGGTACCCTGATTCCGGAAATTCTACCAGAAGATCTGTTAGAGAAGTATCGGTTGATGCCAAGAAAATCAGCAATGTTTGCGATGCATTTTCCTAGTAATCCAGAAGAAAGCCATCAAGCGAAGCGGCGTGTTGTTTTTGAAGAGTTCTTCTTGTTTCAATTGAAGATGCAAGGGTTGAAGAGACAAGAAAAAGCAGAAAAAAATGGGTTGAGCATTCAGTATGATGTGGAACGTTTAAAATCTTTTACGCAGAAATTGCCTTTTGAATTGACTGCAGCTCAAAAGAAAGTAACGAACGAAATTTGTCGGGACTTAATGAGCCCAAATCACATGCAACGCTTATTACAAGGCGATGTAGGGAGTGGGAAAACAGTTGTTGCGGCAATTGCTCTTTATGCAACGATGACCGCTGGCTTTCAGGGCGCTTTAATGGTGCCAACAGAGATTTTGGCGCAACAGCATATGGAAAGTCTTCAACAATTGTACGATCCCTTAGAAGTACGCACAGCACTATTAACTGGGTCGACCAAAACAAAGGAACGACGAGAGATTCTTGAACAATTGGCGATAGGTGAAATTGATATTATTATTGGGACTCACGCCTTGATTCAAGAAGATGTCTTGTTCAGTAGATTAGGCTTAGTGATTACGGATGAACAACATCGATTTGGTGTAAATCAACGCCGAATTTTAAGAGAAAAAGGCTTGAAGCCAGATGTATTATTTATGACGGCAACACCTATTCCAAGGACATTAGCGATTACAGCTTTTGGTGAAATGGATGTTTCGATCATTGATGAAATGCCGGCTGGCCGTATTCCGATAGAAACACGCTGGATTCGTCCTCCTCAATTAGATACTGTTTTAGAGTGGATGGAAAAAGAATTAGCTCGTGGACATCAAGCCTATGTGATTTGCCCGCTGATCGAAGAATCTGAAGCGCTAGATGTAAAAAATGCGACAGAGATCTTTGAGCATATGTCAGCCTTCTTTAATCCTACTTATCAAGTTGGCTTACTTCATGGAAAAATGAAAAACCAAGAAAAAGAAGAAATCATGCAGGAGTTTAAAGAAAATAACTTACAACTGTTAGTTTCTACTACTGTAATCGAAGTTGGAGTCAATGTTCCTAATGCAACGGTCATGTTGATCATGGATGCAGATCGTTTTGGTTTGGCACAACTACATCAACTTCGCGGTCGTGTCGGTCGGGGATCAGATGCATCTTATTGTATCTTGGTTGCTAACCCTAAAAATGAAATGGGCGTAGAACGGATGAAAATAATGACGGAAACCAATAATGGTTTTGTGTTAAGTGAAAAAGATTTAGAATTACGTGGTCCAGGTGAAGTGTTTGGTGCCAGACAATCTGGTGTACCACAGTTTGCTGTAGGGGATATCGTGACAGACTTCAATATTCTTGAAGTTGCCCGCCAAGAAGCTAGTGCTATTTGGAAAAAAGAGCAATGGTGGATTTTACCAGAGTATAGAGGTATTGCCGATAAAATTAAGCCTCATGATGATGAGCAGCAGTTTTTTGATTAA
- a CDS encoding DAK2 domain-containing protein, producing the protein MNVTEISASQFQEMVQAGASRLHVNAEYVNSLNVFPVPDGDTGTNMNLSMTSGAKAVADSRSEKVGELTTILSKGLLMGARGNSGVILSQLFRGFSKQIPDVETLNAKDLAAAFTHGVETAYKAVMKPVEGTILTVSREAARSGERKAKETDDCIEVMEAVVKGAKRALAKTPDLLPVLKEVGVVDSGGQGLLFIYEGFLEALSGEFLATEIYEPSPGEMDEMVNAEHHRGVSGHVATEDIKFGYCTEIMVQIGEGPTVDSDFDYETFRNYLNELGDSLLVVNDDEIIKVHVHTEHPGEVMNYGQKFGSLVKIKVDNMRLQHETLVEHDAQAAVVKKARVPYAVIAIAAGEGVQDLFRSLGASYIISGGQTMNPSTEDILKAVKEVNADQVIILPNNKNIFMAADQAAEVADIPVAVVPTKTISQGMTAMLAFNDQQTLEENKTTMTEMIESVVSGQVTTAVRDTTIDNVEIKKDDYLGMIDGKIVVSEPDMFNASLDTLKRMIDEDTEIVTIIVGEGGTMKEADKFVEALTAEYEELETELHEGGQPVYPYLFSAE; encoded by the coding sequence GTGAATGTAACAGAAATCAGTGCAAGTCAGTTCCAAGAGATGGTTCAGGCTGGTGCGAGTCGTCTGCATGTGAATGCAGAATATGTCAACTCATTGAATGTTTTCCCTGTACCAGATGGTGATACAGGAACAAATATGAACTTATCTATGACAAGTGGGGCGAAGGCTGTAGCCGATTCTCGTTCTGAAAAAGTCGGAGAACTCACAACAATTCTTTCAAAAGGATTATTGATGGGCGCTAGAGGGAACTCTGGTGTTATTTTATCGCAATTATTCCGTGGTTTTTCTAAGCAAATCCCAGATGTTGAGACGTTGAATGCAAAAGATTTAGCAGCCGCGTTTACTCATGGTGTAGAGACTGCTTATAAAGCAGTAATGAAACCAGTAGAAGGTACGATTTTGACTGTTTCTCGTGAAGCTGCTCGTTCTGGTGAACGTAAAGCAAAAGAAACGGATGACTGTATCGAAGTGATGGAAGCAGTTGTTAAAGGTGCAAAACGCGCTTTAGCTAAAACACCTGATCTTTTACCTGTGTTAAAAGAAGTTGGCGTGGTTGACAGTGGTGGTCAAGGCTTATTATTTATCTATGAAGGTTTTTTAGAAGCATTATCTGGTGAGTTTTTAGCAACAGAAATCTATGAGCCAAGTCCAGGTGAGATGGACGAAATGGTCAATGCTGAACATCATCGTGGTGTTAGCGGCCATGTTGCGACTGAAGATATCAAATTTGGTTATTGTACAGAAATTATGGTTCAAATCGGTGAAGGTCCAACTGTGGATAGTGATTTCGATTATGAAACATTTAGAAACTACTTAAATGAGTTAGGTGATTCGTTACTTGTTGTAAATGACGATGAAATCATCAAAGTTCATGTGCATACAGAACATCCTGGTGAAGTGATGAACTATGGTCAAAAATTTGGTTCATTAGTGAAAATAAAAGTAGATAACATGCGTTTACAACATGAAACGTTGGTTGAGCATGACGCTCAAGCCGCGGTTGTTAAAAAAGCACGTGTTCCGTATGCAGTTATTGCAATTGCAGCAGGAGAAGGCGTGCAAGATTTATTCCGCAGCCTTGGTGCAAGCTATATTATTAGCGGCGGTCAAACAATGAATCCTAGTACTGAAGATATCTTGAAAGCTGTTAAAGAAGTGAATGCTGACCAAGTTATCATTTTACCTAACAACAAAAATATCTTCATGGCAGCCGATCAGGCAGCAGAAGTGGCTGATATTCCAGTAGCGGTTGTCCCAACAAAAACGATCTCTCAAGGAATGACAGCAATGCTTGCATTCAATGATCAACAAACGCTTGAAGAAAATAAAACAACTATGACAGAAATGATCGAAAGTGTAGTCAGCGGACAGGTAACAACAGCTGTGCGTGATACAACGATCGATAATGTTGAAATCAAAAAAGATGACTATCTAGGAATGATCGACGGTAAAATCGTAGTATCTGAACCAGATATGTTCAATGCATCATTGGATACCCTAAAACGCATGATCGATGAAGATACAGAAATCGTAACGATCATTGTTGGTGAGGGTGGTACAATGAAAGAAGCTGACAAATTTGTAGAAGCATTGACTGCCGAATACGAAGAACTAGAAACAGAACTTCATGAAGGTGGACAACCAGTTTATCCGTACCTATTTTCAGCTGAATAA
- a CDS encoding Asp23/Gls24 family envelope stress response protein: protein MAVKIKTPAGTIEITNEVIATVVGGAATDIYGIVGMASKNQIKDNLNGILRKENYSKGVVVRQEENGVAVDVYTIVSYGTKISEVSRNVQEKVKYNLETLLGVTANSVNVFVQGVRVLPD from the coding sequence ATGGCTGTAAAAATCAAAACACCAGCAGGCACCATTGAGATTACCAATGAGGTTATCGCCACTGTAGTCGGCGGTGCTGCGACAGATATCTACGGAATCGTCGGTATGGCTAGTAAAAACCAAATCAAAGATAATTTAAATGGCATTTTGCGTAAAGAAAATTATTCTAAAGGTGTTGTCGTACGTCAAGAAGAAAATGGCGTTGCGGTCGACGTATATACAATTGTAAGCTATGGAACAAAAATTTCAGAAGTTTCTCGTAATGTGCAAGAAAAAGTAAAATATAACCTTGAAACACTATTAGGTGTGACAGCTAATTCGGTCAACGTATTTGTGCAAGGTGTTCGTGTGTTGCCTGACTAG
- the rpmB gene encoding 50S ribosomal protein L28, producing the protein MAKVCYFTGRKTSSGNNRSHAMNATKRTVKPNLQKVRVLIDGKPKKVWVSTRALKSGKIERV; encoded by the coding sequence ATGGCAAAAGTATGTTATTTTACTGGTCGTAAGACAAGCAGCGGCAATAACCGCTCACATGCAATGAACGCTACTAAACGTACTGTTAAACCTAACTTGCAAAAAGTTCGTGTATTAATAGACGGTAAACCTAAAAAAGTTTGGGTGTCAACTCGTGCTTTGAAATCTGGTAAAATTGAGCGTGTTTAA
- a CDS encoding thiamine diphosphokinase: MKILLVAGGSPDKWPQFKAETFDYLIGIDRGSLYIVERGWSLDLAVGDFDSLTIDEQQVVQKQAKELVQAQAEKDDTDTQLALVLAIQKFPEAEIMIIGATGGRLDHFLANLWLPLEPRFQAFAHQIKVKDLQNSITYYLPGEYVVKKEARMDYLAYCCLTPVTNLTLTESKYTLDHVDVAIPTSYASNEFVGDTAGLSFDTGMIAVIQSCDDK; encoded by the coding sequence ATGAAAATTCTTCTTGTGGCAGGCGGTTCGCCAGATAAGTGGCCGCAGTTTAAAGCAGAAACATTCGATTACTTGATAGGGATTGATCGGGGAAGTTTGTATATTGTGGAACGTGGCTGGTCCTTGGATTTAGCAGTGGGAGATTTTGACTCTTTAACGATTGATGAACAACAGGTCGTTCAAAAGCAAGCGAAAGAACTGGTTCAGGCACAAGCAGAAAAAGATGATACAGATACGCAACTTGCTTTGGTCCTAGCAATCCAAAAGTTTCCAGAAGCCGAGATTATGATCATAGGCGCAACAGGCGGTCGCTTGGATCATTTTTTAGCAAATCTGTGGTTGCCATTGGAACCTCGTTTTCAAGCGTTTGCTCATCAAATAAAAGTAAAAGATCTTCAAAATAGTATCACGTATTATCTTCCAGGGGAATATGTGGTAAAAAAAGAAGCTAGGATGGATTATTTAGCGTACTGTTGTTTAACACCAGTTACAAATCTAACGTTAACAGAAAGTAAATATACGTTAGATCATGTGGACGTTGCGATTCCTACTTCTTATGCAAGCAATGAATTTGTTGGAGATACTGCTGGATTGTCATTTGATACAGGAATGATCGCTGTGATCCAAAGTTGCGATGATAAATAA
- the rpe gene encoding ribulose-phosphate 3-epimerase, which produces MKLAPSILSADFANLERDIQLVEKLGADYIHVDVMDGQFVPNITLGPNVVSAIRPVTKLPLDVHLMIVQPENYIEAFAKAGADIITVHAESTPHIHRAVQMIKASGVKSGVVINPGTPLSAIEYVLDLVDQVLIMTVNPGFGGQSFIESSLDKIAQLKEWKETKGYTYDIEVDGGIVPETAKRCKEAGANVFVAGSYIYNSESPKDRIEALRAVLD; this is translated from the coding sequence ATGAAACTAGCACCATCGATTTTAAGTGCCGATTTTGCCAATTTAGAAAGAGATATTCAATTAGTCGAAAAATTAGGAGCTGACTATATTCATGTAGATGTGATGGATGGCCAATTTGTCCCGAATATCACCTTAGGGCCTAACGTAGTTTCAGCGATTCGACCAGTGACGAAATTACCGCTGGATGTTCATTTGATGATCGTTCAACCAGAAAACTACATTGAAGCATTTGCTAAGGCTGGTGCGGATATTATCACTGTCCATGCAGAGTCGACGCCTCATATCCATCGTGCTGTTCAAATGATCAAAGCATCTGGTGTAAAATCTGGTGTAGTGATCAATCCTGGGACACCTCTGTCAGCTATTGAGTACGTTCTTGATTTAGTTGATCAGGTCTTGATCATGACAGTGAACCCAGGATTTGGCGGACAATCGTTCATTGAAAGTTCCTTGGATAAAATTGCTCAATTAAAAGAATGGAAGGAAACAAAAGGCTATACGTATGACATTGAAGTAGATGGAGGAATCGTTCCTGAGACGGCCAAACGTTGTAAAGAAGCAGGAGCTAATGTTTTTGTAGCGGGTTCTTACATCTATAACTCGGAAAGTCCTAAAGATCGTATTGAGGCATTGAGAGCTGTGCTAGACTAA
- the rsgA gene encoding ribosome small subunit-dependent GTPase A produces MAFLKGQIRKALSGFYYIYADGATFQTRARGNFRNRKITPLVGDEVMFESDNPTDGYLLEVYPRHNELVRPPVANVDQGVIVMSMVEPNFSYNLMDRFLVTLEDKGIAPIIYLTKVDLLIGTESVSVADVKKVYEEIGYPVIAATKANDEEAVRALEQYFPERLTVFMGQSGAGKSTLLNRISPDLQLATDEISESLGRGKHTTRHVELLPLYDGLVADTPGFSSIDFLEMETTELPKQFPEFVEASSSCKFRECMHRKEPGCEVKKRVETGTIAQTRYDDYLQFLLEIENRRPIYKKK; encoded by the coding sequence GTGGCATTTCTGAAAGGTCAAATCAGAAAAGCGTTAAGTGGTTTTTACTACATTTATGCAGATGGCGCAACTTTTCAAACAAGAGCTCGCGGGAATTTTCGAAATCGAAAAATCACGCCATTAGTTGGCGATGAAGTCATGTTTGAAAGCGATAATCCAACCGATGGTTACTTGCTTGAAGTGTATCCTAGACATAACGAATTGGTGCGTCCACCAGTAGCAAACGTGGATCAAGGTGTGATTGTTATGAGCATGGTTGAACCCAATTTTTCATACAATTTAATGGATCGCTTTTTAGTCACATTAGAAGACAAAGGAATAGCCCCAATCATTTATTTGACGAAAGTTGATTTGCTGATTGGAACTGAATCAGTCAGCGTGGCAGATGTCAAAAAGGTTTATGAAGAGATCGGATATCCTGTAATTGCTGCAACGAAAGCGAACGATGAAGAAGCAGTTCGAGCTTTAGAGCAGTATTTTCCAGAACGTTTGACTGTTTTTATGGGGCAATCAGGTGCAGGGAAATCAACGTTATTAAATAGAATTTCTCCGGATTTACAATTGGCGACCGATGAAATTTCGGAATCATTGGGCCGAGGAAAACATACCACACGTCATGTAGAATTGTTACCTTTGTATGATGGCCTAGTGGCAGATACACCAGGCTTTAGCTCAATCGACTTTTTAGAGATGGAGACAACAGAGTTACCAAAACAATTTCCAGAATTTGTAGAAGCTTCCTCATCATGCAAGTTTCGTGAATGCATGCACCGTAAAGAACCTGGTTGTGAGGTGAAAAAGCGTGTGGAAACTGGAACGATTGCTCAAACACGTTACGATGATTACTTGCAATTTTTACTAGAAATAGAAAATCGCAGACCAATTTATAAGAAAAAATAG
- the pknB gene encoding Stk1 family PASTA domain-containing Ser/Thr kinase translates to MIEIGRKLNGRYHIIGNIGSGGMANVFLAHDLILDRDVAVKVLRFDFQNDQAAIRRFQREALAATELVHPNIVSVYDVGEEDGLQYLVMEYVKGMDLKRFIQTQYPIPYAKIVDIMEQILSAVSLAHEHRIIHRDLKPQNILMDESGVVKITDFGIAIALTETSITQTNTMLGSVHYLSPEQARGSMATNQSDVYAVGIILYEMLTGNVPFDGESAVTIALKHFQEEMPSVKMFDPNIPQSLENVVLHATAKDPADRYKTAEEMSRDLYTVLAANRLNEPKWQPTGLMGETKILTPITDEMAMPSSFNSMETPPEERNEHEEIEQQEAAVKKKKKPLIIFIVLLVLALIIGGGLYFAGRGSSEVKIPNVEDKTEAEARKILEDAGLKVKDETKEIPNDSIDEGKVVKTDPAIDSTVKKNREVELYISSGNKKIKIDDYAGEDYKDAIEALGKLGFKESQIKITKETDSKVDEDKVISQTPKKGAEVDPKTDEITLVVSDGPDDVYLADYASLGYSYNNAVTELLSYGIKESQITRVDKPSDTVAKDLVIAQNPAAGNPFNPKKGKITLTVSSGPDKTTTTSSESSTVVLGSYAENYTYDNAVNALISLGLKENQISRLDEASDLPKGTVISQDPGAGATFDLKNGKITLKVSTGPSNVSVPNLIGLSSAEAKAQIEGAGLKYVEGSGDASKGKVTSISPSVGDSVAKGTSVTVNFSTTNDPTNDGAN, encoded by the coding sequence ATGATCGAAATCGGCAGAAAATTGAATGGTCGATATCATATTATTGGCAATATTGGCAGCGGCGGAATGGCTAATGTTTTTTTAGCACATGACTTGATTTTAGACCGTGATGTGGCTGTTAAAGTGCTGCGTTTTGACTTCCAAAATGATCAAGCAGCGATTCGCCGCTTTCAAAGAGAAGCCTTAGCTGCGACCGAACTGGTTCACCCTAACATCGTCAGTGTCTATGATGTAGGCGAAGAAGATGGCCTGCAATACTTAGTAATGGAGTATGTGAAAGGGATGGATCTAAAAAGATTTATTCAGACACAATATCCGATTCCTTATGCGAAGATTGTTGATATCATGGAACAAATTTTATCAGCAGTATCATTAGCACACGAACATAGAATTATTCATAGAGATTTAAAACCACAAAATATTTTGATGGATGAAAGCGGCGTTGTCAAAATCACAGATTTTGGGATAGCAATTGCGTTAACTGAAACATCGATTACGCAAACCAATACGATGTTGGGCTCTGTTCACTACTTATCTCCAGAACAAGCTCGTGGCAGTATGGCCACTAATCAGTCTGACGTTTATGCAGTTGGGATTATTTTATACGAAATGCTGACAGGGAATGTACCGTTTGACGGTGAATCTGCTGTCACAATCGCGTTAAAACATTTCCAAGAAGAGATGCCGTCAGTTAAAATGTTTGATCCTAATATTCCTCAATCATTGGAAAATGTGGTCTTACATGCAACAGCTAAAGACCCAGCTGATCGCTATAAAACGGCTGAAGAAATGTCGCGTGATTTATATACTGTGTTGGCTGCGAATCGTTTAAATGAACCGAAATGGCAACCGACAGGATTGATGGGCGAAACGAAAATTTTGACGCCGATTACTGATGAAATGGCAATGCCGTCTTCTTTTAATTCGATGGAAACACCACCGGAAGAACGAAATGAACATGAAGAGATCGAGCAGCAAGAAGCCGCAGTAAAGAAGAAAAAGAAACCATTGATCATTTTTATCGTCTTATTAGTATTGGCTTTAATCATTGGTGGCGGGCTCTATTTTGCGGGGCGTGGCAGCAGTGAAGTCAAGATTCCTAATGTGGAAGATAAAACGGAAGCTGAAGCACGAAAAATATTGGAAGATGCTGGGTTGAAAGTCAAAGATGAGACAAAAGAAATTCCAAATGATTCAATCGATGAAGGAAAAGTAGTTAAGACAGATCCAGCAATAGATTCTACAGTGAAAAAGAATCGCGAAGTTGAACTTTATATCAGCTCTGGGAACAAGAAAATCAAGATTGACGATTACGCGGGAGAAGATTATAAAGATGCGATCGAAGCGTTAGGTAAATTAGGATTTAAAGAGAGTCAAATCAAAATCACAAAAGAAACGGATTCTAAAGTAGACGAAGATAAAGTCATCAGCCAGACTCCTAAAAAAGGTGCAGAAGTCGATCCGAAAACAGACGAGATCACTTTGGTTGTGAGCGATGGACCAGATGATGTCTACTTAGCTGATTATGCGAGTCTAGGCTACAGTTATAATAATGCTGTAACTGAATTGTTAAGTTATGGGATAAAAGAAAGCCAGATTACTCGAGTGGATAAACCAAGTGATACAGTAGCGAAAGATTTAGTGATTGCTCAAAATCCAGCTGCAGGTAATCCATTTAACCCTAAAAAAGGCAAGATTACCTTAACCGTAAGCTCTGGTCCAGATAAAACAACAACGACTAGTTCTGAATCAAGTACAGTTGTCTTAGGTAGTTATGCAGAAAATTATACGTATGATAACGCAGTAAACGCGTTGATTAGTTTAGGGTTAAAAGAGAACCAAATCTCAAGGCTAGACGAAGCTAGCGATTTGCCTAAAGGGACTGTTATTTCACAAGATCCAGGGGCAGGTGCAACATTTGATCTTAAAAATGGTAAAATTACGCTAAAAGTTAGCACAGGACCAAGTAATGTGAGTGTTCCAAATTTAATAGGACTTTCTTCAGCTGAGGCTAAGGCTCAAATTGAAGGTGCTGGCTTGAAGTATGTAGAAGGCTCTGGGGATGCTTCAAAAGGAAAAGTAACCAGTATTTCACCAAGTGTTGGTGATAGTGTTGCAAAAGGAACGTCTGTTACCGTCAATTTCTCAACTACAAATGACCCAACCAATGATGGGGCTAATTAA
- a CDS encoding Stp1/IreP family PP2C-type Ser/Thr phosphatase, whose protein sequence is MEINFQTDVGRKRNTNQDYAGLFENQTGVSLAILADGMGGHQAGDVASQMAVNNLGERWQESHIDTSEKAAQWLIKEIQDENEMIYEKGQSRPEYLGMGTTIVSAVLLDQSFVLANIGDSRAYLVRNNQLRQLTEDHSLVNELVKSGEITREMAANHPRKNVLTRSLGMPRMVEVDVANHLLVPDDYILLCSDGLTNMVSEEDILTILLSEKTLSEKVETLITTANEAGGADNITVLVIHFDEHKEENQ, encoded by the coding sequence GTGGAAATCAATTTTCAAACAGATGTCGGACGAAAACGAAATACTAATCAGGATTATGCTGGTCTATTTGAGAACCAGACAGGAGTTTCTTTAGCTATTTTAGCGGATGGAATGGGTGGTCATCAGGCGGGCGATGTTGCGAGCCAAATGGCAGTCAATAACCTTGGTGAGCGCTGGCAGGAAAGTCATATAGATACATCGGAAAAAGCAGCCCAGTGGTTGATTAAAGAAATCCAAGACGAAAATGAAATGATCTATGAAAAAGGTCAGTCTCGGCCTGAATATTTAGGTATGGGTACGACGATTGTCAGTGCAGTATTATTAGATCAGTCATTTGTGTTGGCAAATATTGGTGATAGCCGAGCTTATTTAGTCCGCAACAATCAATTACGTCAACTGACAGAAGATCATTCTTTAGTCAATGAATTAGTAAAATCAGGTGAAATAACACGTGAAATGGCAGCCAATCATCCAAGAAAAAATGTTTTAACGCGTTCATTAGGGATGCCAAGAATGGTAGAAGTGGATGTGGCGAATCATCTTTTGGTGCCGGATGACTATATTTTACTATGCTCAGATGGGCTGACAAATATGGTGTCAGAAGAAGATATTCTAACTATTTTACTTTCAGAAAAAACATTAAGTGAAAAAGTTGAAACATTGATTACAACGGCAAATGAAGCTGGCGGTGCGGATAATATTACTGTCTTAGTGATCCATTTTGACGAACATAAGGAGGAAAACCAATGA